A window of Komagataeibacter medellinensis NBRC 3288 contains these coding sequences:
- a CDS encoding RidA family protein, whose translation MTIKRLQPEERLTGAVVHNGTVYLAGQVADDPSLDAEGQTADILRQIDALLAEAGTSSARLLSVQIFLSDMNDMTAMNRAWDAWLNPASKPARATVEARLADPRWKVEITGIAALP comes from the coding sequence ATGACAATCAAACGCCTGCAACCCGAGGAACGCCTGACCGGCGCCGTTGTGCATAACGGCACTGTCTATCTGGCAGGGCAGGTCGCCGATGACCCGAGCCTTGATGCTGAAGGACAGACGGCTGACATCCTGCGCCAGATCGATGCTCTGCTGGCCGAAGCGGGCACCAGCAGCGCACGCCTGCTGTCGGTCCAGATTTTTCTCAGCGACATGAATGACATGACCGCGATGAACCGCGCCTGGGATGCCTGGCTCAACCCCGCCAGCAAACCGGCCCGCGCCACAGTGGAAGCCCGTCTGGCTGATCCGCGCTGGAAGGTCGAGATCACCGGTATCGCGGCTCTTCCCTGA